In Nostoc sp. UHCC 0926, a single genomic region encodes these proteins:
- a CDS encoding Uma2 family endonuclease, translated as MTTFSNHIPQSDPPLPPWETLPTMYDLPSDNLEEPGLPDDFHFLQPLLLYLTFQPINWNPELVYSAADLNLYYDLQHPLWYKRPDWFGVVGVGKLYKGQDLRLSYVTWQEPANPFVVVELLSPGTEDEDLGTRRTSAADKPPNKWEVYERILRIPYYIVFSRYTNELRAFQLVGGHYEPMNLTQGRLLMPEIDLSLGLWQGSFRDIEKLWLRWFTLAGKLIPAPTEEAAAATERAMIAEQEATEAKQEAAQAKRKAEQLAERLRQLGVNPDQLDELL; from the coding sequence ATGACTACCTTTTCTAACCATATCCCTCAATCTGATCCGCCGCTTCCTCCTTGGGAAACCCTACCAACGATGTATGATTTACCAAGTGACAACCTAGAGGAACCAGGTTTGCCAGACGATTTTCACTTTTTACAGCCCTTACTTTTATACTTAACTTTTCAGCCAATTAACTGGAATCCAGAATTAGTTTACAGTGCTGCTGACCTTAATCTCTACTATGATTTACAGCATCCTTTGTGGTATAAACGCCCAGATTGGTTTGGTGTGGTAGGCGTAGGAAAATTATACAAAGGGCAGGACTTACGGTTAAGTTATGTAACTTGGCAAGAACCAGCAAATCCCTTTGTGGTTGTTGAGTTATTATCTCCAGGTACAGAAGACGAAGATTTAGGCACAAGAAGAACAAGTGCAGCAGATAAACCTCCTAATAAATGGGAAGTTTATGAACGAATTTTGCGAATTCCCTACTATATTGTTTTTAGTCGCTACACTAATGAACTCCGGGCTTTTCAGTTAGTAGGCGGTCACTATGAACCGATGAATTTGACCCAAGGGCGCTTACTAATGCCAGAGATAGATTTAAGTTTAGGCTTATGGCAGGGTTCATTTCGAGATATTGAAAAGTTGTGGTTAAGGTGGTTCACTTTGGCGGGAAAATTAATTCCCGCACCCACAGAGGAAGCTGCTGCTGCTACCGAACGAGCTATGATTGCGGAACAAGAAGCTACAGAAGCTAAACAAGAAGCTGCTCAAGCTAAACGAAAAGCAGAACAATTAGCAGAACGTTTGCGTCAGTTAGGCGTGAATCCTGATCAACTAGATGAATTATTGTAG
- a CDS encoding serine/threonine-protein kinase yields MSQSPMTRPEITAGTLIDNRYTIQKLLGQGGLGRTYLAFDTRRFNEACVLKEFAPIGTGESGLEQYRNLFKREAKILHQLQHSQIPKFLACFEGDNRLFLVQEYVDGKTYSRLLGELQRQGRNFSEEEVIEWLKNLLPVLEYVHQHNIIHRDISPDNIMLPDGKDLPVLIDFGVGKQIADINEARSSNHQVTFVGKMSLVGKVGYAPREQISLGLCSPSSDLYALGVTAIVLLTGRDPSLLMDQYSLEWNWRYYTYVTDDFAQVLDYMLADRPNNRYQTAREVLIDLERIGEAEVAMSPPIMVDDLPATVFNPEFQAMSAISQSPNQPGETIFSPPNSSISPQSGRIEQQPSLKPAFIKHCQQELAYHIGPMANLIIEEILAENPYISSDQFVELIIREIPDFQAAFEFKKSLFS; encoded by the coding sequence ATGTCACAGTCCCCGATGACAAGACCAGAAATAACTGCTGGAACTCTAATCGATAACCGCTATACTATCCAAAAACTTCTAGGACAGGGAGGATTGGGACGAACTTACTTGGCGTTTGACACTCGTCGGTTTAATGAAGCTTGTGTTCTCAAGGAGTTTGCACCCATTGGCACAGGGGAGAGTGGACTGGAACAATATCGCAACTTATTTAAAAGAGAGGCAAAAATTCTTCATCAATTGCAACATTCTCAAATTCCCAAGTTTTTAGCTTGCTTTGAAGGAGACAATCGGCTGTTTCTAGTACAAGAGTATGTTGACGGTAAAACATATTCTCGGCTGCTGGGAGAACTTCAACGTCAAGGAAGAAACTTTTCCGAAGAGGAAGTTATAGAGTGGCTAAAGAATCTACTGCCTGTTTTGGAATATGTCCACCAACACAACATCATCCATCGAGATATTTCTCCTGACAACATCATGTTACCCGATGGCAAAGATCTACCAGTGCTAATTGATTTCGGTGTAGGCAAGCAAATTGCTGATATCAACGAGGCGAGAAGTTCTAACCATCAGGTGACCTTTGTTGGCAAAATGTCCCTTGTAGGCAAAGTGGGATACGCTCCCCGCGAACAGATTAGCTTGGGTTTATGTTCCCCCTCTAGTGACCTTTATGCTTTGGGGGTAACAGCTATTGTATTACTCACAGGTAGAGATCCGTCTTTACTAATGGATCAGTACTCATTAGAATGGAACTGGCGTTATTATACCTATGTTACTGATGATTTTGCTCAAGTACTTGATTATATGTTGGCAGATAGGCCTAACAACCGATATCAAACAGCCAGGGAAGTTCTTATAGATTTAGAGCGGATTGGAGAAGCAGAAGTGGCAATGTCCCCTCCAATCATGGTTGATGATTTGCCTGCTACGGTATTTAATCCTGAATTTCAGGCTATGTCGGCAATATCACAGTCACCCAACCAACCTGGAGAAACAATTTTTAGTCCACCTAATTCATCTATTAGTCCGCAAAGTGGGCGAATTGAACAACAACCTTCACTCAAACCGGCATTTATCAAACATTGTCAGCAAGAGTTAGCTTACCACATCGGACCAATGGCAAATCTGATTATAGAAGAAATATTAGCTGAAAATCCTTACATTTCGTCTGACCAATTTGTTGAACTCATCATCAGGGAAATTCCTGATTTTCAGGCAGCTTTTGAATTTAAAAAAAGCTTATTTTCATAG
- a CDS encoding Tll0287-like domain-containing protein — protein sequence MLKNLKLKQKFTILLLVILTFGLSLSGFALSSLLRENAKQDISSTGLILMQTMSSVRKYTSTQVNPELADKLATEFLPQSVPAYSAREVFEILRKTTDYRDFFYKEATLNPTNLRDKADSFETEIVERFRNKSDLKEVSGFRSIPGGDIFYIARPLPISEQSCLVCHSVPEAAPQSMITQYGTANGFGWKLNEIVGAQIISVPANNVISKANQSSLLIILIVSTIFIATILLVNLFLNRQVVLPLKRMTRIAEEVSTGHMEVEFEQMSNDEIGNLAKAFKRMQLSLEMAMKRIKRTQGGTVD from the coding sequence ATGCTAAAGAATTTGAAGCTGAAACAAAAGTTTACAATTTTACTACTGGTAATTCTAACATTTGGTCTGAGCTTGAGTGGATTTGCTCTTTCTTCTCTGCTCAGGGAGAATGCTAAACAAGATATTAGCTCAACAGGTCTCATACTCATGCAAACAATGAGTTCTGTTCGTAAATACACCAGTACTCAAGTTAATCCAGAGCTAGCTGATAAATTGGCAACTGAGTTTTTGCCGCAAAGTGTGCCTGCATACTCAGCACGCGAGGTATTTGAAATTTTACGAAAAACGACAGATTACCGTGACTTCTTTTATAAAGAAGCAACTCTCAATCCCACAAATCTTCGGGATAAGGCTGACAGTTTTGAGACGGAAATTGTAGAAAGGTTCAGAAATAAATCAGACCTTAAAGAAGTGAGTGGATTTCGCTCAATTCCTGGTGGGGATATCTTTTACATTGCTCGTCCGCTGCCAATTTCTGAACAAAGCTGTCTCGTATGTCATAGCGTACCTGAAGCTGCACCTCAAAGTATGATTACTCAGTATGGTACAGCTAATGGATTTGGGTGGAAGCTGAACGAAATCGTCGGCGCTCAGATTATATCAGTGCCGGCGAATAATGTCATTAGCAAAGCTAATCAGTCTTCTTTACTTATTATCCTAATTGTATCAACTATATTTATAGCAACTATCCTGTTAGTCAACTTGTTCTTGAATCGACAAGTTGTTTTGCCTCTCAAACGCATGACTCGCATAGCTGAAGAAGTCAGTACGGGACATATGGAAGTTGAATTTGAGCAGATGTCTAATGATGAAATCGGTAATTTAGCTAAAGCCTTTAAACGGATGCAGTTAAGTTTAGAAATGGCAATGAAAAGAATTAAACGCACTCAGGGAGGTACAGTGGATTAA
- a CDS encoding serine/threonine-protein kinase, with protein MVWNARKSLFGGRYIIESQLGEGGIGITYLARNQRNQLRVIKTLKEEILNHPAWILHRNKLRQDFRDEAVRLAVCHHPHIVQIETIFDEGNLPCMVMEYIEGEDLGQYLRQMGVLSEAEALLYIRQIGDALTLIHSKGLLHRDLKPRNIMIRIDKSEAVLIDFGIAREFIPNMIQRHTVYRTPGFAPPEQYESEAPRGEYIDIYALAATLYNLLTAVIPTSADDRRHNINLEPPQYFNPNISNRVNQAIMCGMDLDSTYRPQSVQEWLDLLGSDPKNNVLLVTPELVRTLRLKPPPPVVLNQHNWQCIQTLKGHSSMVHAIAISSNGQLIASGSNDHTIKLWQVGTGKLVRQLGRWFSGHSSMVHSVAFTPISPNLSYQGESGKSAKVTDMNWGILASGSWDNTIKLWDVNTGKEIRTLVSHANWVNSVAFSPDGKFLASGSADCTIKLWQVHTGIEIQTLIGHSDSVSSVAYSPRTPTTNSKDRQLVASGSNDYTIKLWQVYTGRNISTLLGHSFFVNCIAFSQDGEIIASGSGDNTIKLWHVNTGREIRTLIGHSDSVWSVAFGQNGQLLASASWDNTIKLWHVHSGREISTLTGHSNYVRCVAFSPDGQTLVSGGDDDTIKIWRRG; from the coding sequence ATGGTGTGGAATGCAAGAAAGTCTTTATTCGGGGGACGCTACATTATTGAAAGCCAACTAGGTGAAGGCGGAATTGGCATTACTTACCTTGCCAGAAATCAACGGAATCAACTGCGAGTAATTAAAACCCTCAAAGAAGAAATCCTGAACCACCCTGCCTGGATACTCCACCGAAACAAGTTACGGCAAGACTTCCGTGATGAAGCAGTTCGGCTGGCTGTGTGTCACCATCCTCATATAGTACAGATAGAAACCATCTTTGATGAGGGAAATTTGCCCTGCATGGTGATGGAGTACATTGAAGGCGAAGACTTAGGACAGTACTTGAGACAGATGGGGGTGCTATCAGAAGCAGAAGCGCTGCTGTACATCCGGCAAATTGGCGACGCTTTGACGCTAATTCATTCTAAAGGACTGCTGCATCGGGATTTGAAACCACGTAATATTATGATCCGCATTGATAAATCAGAAGCAGTGCTGATAGACTTTGGCATCGCTAGAGAATTTATTCCCAATATGATTCAAAGGCATACAGTGTATCGCACTCCTGGTTTTGCCCCACCTGAGCAGTATGAATCAGAAGCACCACGAGGAGAATACATTGATATCTACGCCTTAGCTGCTACCTTGTATAATTTGCTCACCGCCGTTATACCGACGAGTGCAGATGATAGACGTCACAATATTAATTTAGAACCACCACAATATTTTAATCCTAATATCAGCAACAGAGTCAATCAGGCTATTATGTGCGGCATGGATCTGGACTCAACCTATCGTCCCCAGTCTGTGCAGGAGTGGTTGGATTTATTGGGATCTGATCCAAAAAATAATGTACTTTTAGTAACACCTGAGTTAGTGAGAACGCTTAGACTTAAACCCCCTCCACCTGTTGTATTAAATCAGCATAACTGGCAATGCATACAGACCCTCAAAGGTCATTCTAGTATGGTTCATGCGATCGCCATTAGCTCAAACGGGCAATTGATTGCTAGTGGTAGTAATGACCATACTATTAAACTTTGGCAAGTGGGTACTGGCAAGCTAGTGCGTCAACTGGGTCGTTGGTTTTCTGGTCATTCCAGTATGGTTCATTCTGTCGCCTTTACCCCAATCTCTCCAAATCTTTCTTATCAAGGAGAGTCCGGCAAATCTGCGAAAGTTACAGACATGAACTGGGGAATCTTGGCTAGCGGTAGTTGGGATAACACAATCAAATTGTGGGATGTAAACACAGGCAAAGAAATTCGTACTCTCGTTAGTCATGCTAACTGGGTGAATTCCGTTGCCTTTAGTCCAGATGGCAAGTTTCTAGCTAGTGGCAGTGCTGACTGCACAATTAAACTGTGGCAGGTACACACAGGCATAGAAATCCAAACTCTCATAGGTCATTCTGACTCAGTTTCTTCAGTCGCCTACTCTCCGAGAACGCCGACAACGAATAGCAAAGATAGACAGCTTGTGGCTAGTGGTAGTAATGACTACACCATCAAACTATGGCAAGTATACACAGGCAGAAACATTTCCACATTATTAGGCCATTCTTTCTTCGTCAACTGTATCGCCTTCAGCCAGGATGGGGAAATTATTGCCAGTGGCAGTGGTGACAACACGATTAAACTATGGCATGTAAATACAGGCAGAGAAATTCGTACTCTCATTGGTCATTCTGATTCAGTTTGGTCAGTCGCCTTTGGCCAGAATGGGCAACTTCTGGCTAGTGCCAGTTGGGATAACACTATCAAACTATGGCACGTACACAGTGGCAGAGAAATCAGCACACTTACAGGGCATTCCAACTATGTTAGATGCGTCGCCTTCAGTCCCGATGGTCAAACCCTAGTCAGCGGTGGTGATGACGATACTATCAAGATTTGGCGACGGGGATAA
- a CDS encoding peptidoglycan-binding domain-containing protein has product MWCGFGKSSATFAATCLITASLVIADTGFAASQRSYTPQQFRAVLRGLGYNVKVTNTPLTDAQTKKAIREFQTGYKLQPVDGIAGRKTQDFAANIIKILQTNLNAVVKPNPPLPRDYFYGSRTEAVVKEYQKKYQLQETGIANLALRQKLNEEAKTVFSQPTATPTPTPRATPRATPRATPRATPRATPTATPTATPTATPTATPTATPTATPTATPTATPTATPTATPTATPTATPTATPTATPTATP; this is encoded by the coding sequence ATGTGGTGTGGGTTTGGAAAATCAAGCGCGACTTTTGCAGCTACCTGCCTGATAACTGCTAGTTTGGTAATTGCAGACACAGGTTTCGCGGCCTCTCAACGTAGCTATACGCCACAGCAATTTCGTGCTGTGTTGCGAGGATTAGGCTATAACGTCAAGGTAACAAATACACCTTTGACAGATGCTCAAACTAAAAAGGCAATTCGTGAATTTCAAACGGGGTATAAGCTACAACCAGTTGATGGGATAGCAGGACGAAAAACCCAAGATTTTGCTGCTAACATCATAAAAATTCTGCAAACAAATTTGAATGCAGTGGTGAAGCCAAATCCTCCCCTTCCCCGCGATTATTTTTATGGTTCCCGCACGGAAGCAGTGGTGAAGGAGTATCAGAAGAAATATCAGTTGCAAGAAACTGGAATTGCTAATTTAGCACTCCGCCAAAAGCTGAATGAAGAAGCAAAGACAGTCTTCAGTCAGCCGACAGCTACACCGACGCCTACGCCAAGAGCTACGCCAAGAGCTACGCCAAGAGCTACGCCAAGAGCTACGCCAAGAGCTACGCCGACAGCTACACCGACGGCTACACCGACGGCTACACCAACAGCTACGCCAACAGCTACGCCGACAGCTACACCGACGGCTACGCCAACAGCTACACCGACAGCTACGCCAACAGCTACGCCAACAGCTACACCGACAGCTACGCCAACAGCTACACCGACAGCTACGCCAACAGCTACACCCTAG
- the rimP gene encoding ribosome maturation factor RimP has product MAHPLVPQIIDLATPVAEELGLEVVGVVFHTNQSPPVLRVDIRNPEQDTGLNDCERMSRALEASLDAAQIVPDAYVLEVSSPGISRQLVTDREFISFKGFPVIVSTTPPYDGQQEWTGQLIRRDETALYLNQKGRVVEIPCSLITKVQLDERR; this is encoded by the coding sequence ATGGCTCATCCTTTAGTTCCACAAATTATTGATTTGGCGACACCAGTGGCAGAAGAACTGGGATTGGAAGTGGTTGGCGTGGTTTTTCACACTAACCAAAGTCCACCAGTGTTGCGGGTAGACATTCGCAATCCTGAGCAAGACACTGGGTTGAATGATTGTGAGAGGATGAGCCGTGCTTTAGAAGCCTCCTTAGATGCTGCCCAAATCGTTCCAGATGCCTATGTCTTGGAAGTGTCCAGTCCTGGTATTTCGCGGCAACTGGTAACGGACAGGGAGTTTATTTCCTTTAAAGGATTTCCTGTCATCGTCTCCACAACGCCCCCCTACGACGGACAACAAGAGTGGACTGGTCAGTTGATTCGTCGGGATGAGACAGCACTTTACTTAAACCAAAAAGGTCGTGTAGTCGAAATTCCCTGCTCCCTAATTACTAAGGTGCAGTTAGACGAGCGCCGATAA
- the nusA gene encoding transcription termination factor NusA: MSMVTLPGLKELIESISRERNLPRLAVQSAIREALVKGYERYRRAQNLERKQFDEDYFENFEVELDIEGEGFRVLSTKTIVEEVNNTDHQISLDEVQQVAPEAQLGDSVVLDVTPDQGEFGRMAAMQTKQVLAQKLRDQQRQMVQEEFQDLEGTVLQARVLRFERQSVVLAVSSGFGQPEVEAELPKREQLPNDNYRANATFKVYLKKVSQGQQRGPQLLVSRADAGLVVYLFANEVPEIEDEVVRIVAVAREANPPSRYVGPRTKIAVDTLDRDVDPVGACIGARGSRIQVVVNELRGEKIDVIRWSPDPATYIANALSPARVDEVRLMDPDSRQTHVLVAEDQLSLAIGKEGQNVRLAARLTGWKIDIKDKAKYDYAGEDAKFIAVRTKYQSEEDDLDFEEEELDENQDELEEEDTFDTNDDE; the protein is encoded by the coding sequence ATGTCAATGGTTACTTTACCTGGATTAAAAGAATTAATTGAAAGTATAAGTCGCGAACGGAATTTACCCCGGCTTGCAGTTCAATCAGCTATTAGAGAAGCACTAGTCAAAGGCTACGAACGTTATCGTCGCGCCCAAAATTTAGAGCGCAAACAGTTTGATGAAGATTATTTTGAGAATTTTGAAGTAGAACTCGATATTGAAGGAGAAGGATTTCGCGTTCTTTCTACCAAAACCATTGTCGAAGAAGTCAATAACACAGACCACCAGATTTCCCTAGACGAAGTTCAACAAGTAGCTCCCGAAGCGCAGTTAGGAGACTCTGTGGTGCTGGATGTTACCCCTGACCAAGGAGAATTTGGTCGGATGGCGGCGATGCAAACCAAGCAGGTACTGGCGCAAAAATTACGGGATCAACAGCGCCAAATGGTGCAAGAAGAGTTCCAAGACTTGGAAGGAACTGTCCTGCAAGCAAGAGTCCTGCGGTTTGAACGGCAATCAGTGGTTCTGGCAGTTAGCAGTGGCTTTGGTCAGCCAGAAGTAGAAGCCGAATTACCCAAGCGCGAACAGCTGCCCAACGATAATTATCGGGCAAATGCCACCTTCAAGGTATATCTTAAAAAAGTATCTCAAGGTCAGCAACGAGGGCCACAGTTGCTTGTGTCTCGTGCTGATGCTGGTTTGGTGGTTTATCTTTTCGCCAACGAAGTCCCAGAAATCGAAGATGAAGTGGTACGGATTGTTGCCGTAGCTAGGGAGGCAAACCCCCCTTCCCGTTATGTCGGTCCCCGGACTAAAATAGCAGTAGATACTCTTGATCGCGATGTAGACCCAGTTGGCGCTTGTATTGGAGCCAGGGGATCGCGAATTCAAGTGGTAGTCAACGAATTACGCGGTGAAAAAATAGATGTAATTCGCTGGTCGCCAGACCCAGCAACATATATTGCTAATGCTTTAAGTCCAGCCCGGGTGGATGAAGTACGCCTAATGGACCCAGATTCCCGGCAAACTCACGTACTAGTGGCTGAAGATCAACTAAGTTTGGCCATAGGGAAAGAGGGACAAAATGTCCGTTTGGCAGCCCGCCTGACTGGTTGGAAAATTGACATTAAAGACAAAGCTAAGTATGACTATGCAGGAGAGGATGCCAAATTTATAGCTGTAAGAACAAAATATCAATCAGAGGAAGATGATCTTGACTTTGAGGAAGAAGAGTTAGATGAAAATCAGGACGAATTAGAAGAGGAGGATACTTTTGACACTAACGATGATGAATAA
- a CDS encoding YlxR family protein, whose amino-acid sequence MKPNYRRCISCRRVGSKDEFWRIVRVFPSGKVQLDQGMGRSAYICPETSCLQAAQKKNRLGRSLHASVPETLYQSLSQRLARTNT is encoded by the coding sequence ATGAAACCAAATTATCGGCGCTGTATTAGTTGCCGCAGAGTCGGCTCAAAAGATGAGTTTTGGCGGATTGTCCGCGTCTTTCCATCGGGAAAGGTACAATTAGATCAGGGCATGGGGCGTTCTGCCTATATTTGTCCAGAAACGAGTTGCTTACAAGCGGCTCAAAAAAAAAATCGACTAGGGCGATCGCTACATGCATCAGTGCCAGAAACACTGTACCAAAGCTTGTCGCAACGTCTAGCCCGCACCAATACGTAA
- the infB gene encoding translation initiation factor IF-2, with amino-acid sequence MNNGKVRIYELSKELNLDNKELLAICDQLDIAVKSHSSTISESEAENIRAAAEKLAATSVSAKKELGTTSHKPNSPPNGGPPRPAAPHKQQILEIRKPKILRNTTSNAPEASLATNTQAALSEANPPSPPRPFATPVSPMKPTAPTRPVPRNQAETQEQPTITDFEQTPNPNQAPEKIASQKPEKIVPPRPKSEKPQKPQLVAPPARPAEEVVQVADEQVSQADKPILKRDQRLRPVEGDRDQIKPKVAKLPTDQSPQSAPQRQARPTPAPSRPEQRGNRPSSPSQLPEGQRPRPARPGEAVAAAMPIATPPRQISGIAGKSQGLGDEPVAPDLLDLKRPSPPRPTKGGKKWVEEEIIDEVKEKAKAGVKGKRIKPILDDEFEEDLLDDDDIDSPATVQVSLSIARPPKPKATRPVQMPGATLASAPTARGSRKSGSKSGSSRDHHQNRRQEAETKRDRPEKVVVTGPLTVQELSDVLGVADTEIVKILFLKGMAVSITQNLDIPTITLVGKELEIEVETAEPEAEARKITEMVGAEDLEYLHRRPPVVTIMGHVDHGKTTLLDSIRKTKVAAGEAGGITQHIGAYHVDVEHEGKPQQIVFLDTPGHEAFTAMRARGARVTDIAVLVVAADDGVRPQTIEAISHAQAAGVPIVVAINKIDKEGAQPERVKQELTQYGLTAEDWGGETIMVPVSAIRGENLDTLLEMILLVAEVGELSANPDRFAKGTVIEAHLDKAKGAVATLLIQNGTLRVGDILVAGSAFGKVRAMVDDRGKRVDIASPSFAVEVLGLSDVPAAGDEFEVFQNEKEARALASDRADRQRLSRLLQGRVTLTTLSAQAQEGELKELNLILKGDVQGSVEAIVGALKQIPQNEVQIRMLLATAGEITETDIDLAAASNAVIIGFNTTFASGARQAADEAGVDVREYNVIYKLLEDIQDALEGLLEPELVEEPLGQTEVRAVFPVGRGAVAGCYVQSGKLVRNCKVRVRRGGKVIFEGVLDSLKRMKEDTREVNAGYECGVGMDKFNDWVEGDIIEAYQMVTKRRTLTLTR; translated from the coding sequence ATGAACAACGGCAAAGTTAGAATCTATGAATTATCAAAGGAATTGAATTTGGATAACAAAGAGCTACTAGCAATTTGCGACCAGCTCGACATTGCGGTCAAAAGCCATAGCAGCACGATTTCAGAATCCGAGGCAGAAAACATCCGGGCGGCAGCAGAAAAGCTTGCAGCTACGAGTGTGTCGGCCAAAAAGGAACTAGGTACAACCAGCCATAAACCAAATTCACCACCGAACGGCGGACCCCCGCGACCTGCTGCACCCCACAAACAGCAAATTTTGGAAATACGCAAACCCAAAATATTGAGAAATACTACCTCCAACGCCCCAGAGGCGTCACTTGCTACCAATACCCAAGCTGCCTTGTCTGAAGCTAATCCTCCCTCTCCTCCACGGCCCTTCGCTACACCAGTCTCACCCATGAAGCCGACGGCACCAACTCGACCTGTACCCCGGAATCAAGCTGAGACCCAAGAGCAACCTACGATCACAGACTTTGAACAAACGCCTAATCCAAATCAGGCGCCGGAAAAAATAGCATCCCAAAAACCGGAAAAAATAGTTCCGCCCAGACCGAAATCGGAAAAACCTCAAAAACCGCAACTAGTTGCCCCTCCAGCAAGACCTGCGGAAGAAGTTGTCCAGGTGGCAGATGAGCAAGTATCTCAGGCAGATAAACCGATCCTCAAACGCGACCAACGGCTACGGCCCGTTGAAGGCGATCGCGATCAAATTAAGCCAAAAGTCGCGAAGCTGCCAACTGACCAGTCCCCACAATCTGCACCACAAAGGCAGGCTCGTCCCACTCCTGCACCCAGCAGACCAGAGCAGAGGGGCAATAGACCATCTTCACCATCACAACTACCAGAGGGGCAACGGCCCAGACCAGCCCGTCCTGGTGAAGCTGTAGCAGCCGCAATGCCGATCGCTACTCCACCCAGACAGATATCAGGAATAGCAGGCAAATCTCAAGGATTGGGTGATGAGCCAGTCGCACCTGATCTCCTCGATTTAAAACGCCCAAGTCCGCCTCGCCCGACCAAAGGCGGCAAAAAGTGGGTAGAAGAGGAAATAATTGACGAAGTTAAAGAGAAGGCTAAAGCTGGCGTCAAAGGCAAGCGGATCAAGCCGATACTGGATGATGAGTTTGAAGAAGATTTGCTGGATGATGACGATATCGACTCACCAGCCACCGTCCAAGTCAGCCTTTCCATCGCCCGTCCTCCCAAACCTAAAGCGACTCGACCTGTACAGATGCCAGGCGCAACCCTTGCTAGCGCCCCAACTGCTAGAGGAAGTAGAAAGTCTGGTTCCAAATCTGGTTCCAGCCGCGACCATCACCAAAACCGTCGCCAAGAAGCCGAGACAAAACGTGACCGTCCAGAAAAAGTGGTGGTAACAGGCCCGTTGACTGTGCAAGAGCTGTCTGACGTTTTAGGCGTTGCGGATACAGAGATTGTAAAAATCCTGTTCCTCAAAGGCATGGCGGTGAGTATCACCCAAAATCTGGATATTCCAACAATTACCCTAGTAGGAAAAGAACTAGAAATAGAAGTCGAAACCGCCGAGCCAGAAGCAGAAGCTCGGAAAATTACGGAAATGGTCGGTGCAGAAGACCTAGAATATCTCCACCGCCGTCCGCCAGTCGTGACAATTATGGGTCACGTAGACCACGGTAAAACAACCCTGCTCGACTCAATCCGCAAAACAAAAGTGGCTGCTGGTGAAGCTGGTGGTATCACTCAACACATCGGTGCCTACCATGTGGATGTGGAACATGAGGGCAAACCGCAGCAGATAGTCTTCCTGGATACCCCCGGTCACGAAGCCTTTACAGCTATGCGGGCACGAGGAGCGCGGGTAACAGACATTGCTGTATTGGTAGTGGCTGCTGATGATGGTGTCCGTCCCCAAACCATTGAAGCCATTAGCCACGCCCAAGCTGCGGGAGTGCCAATTGTCGTTGCAATCAACAAAATTGACAAAGAAGGGGCACAGCCAGAGCGGGTAAAACAAGAACTCACCCAGTATGGCCTGACCGCAGAAGACTGGGGCGGTGAGACAATCATGGTTCCGGTGAGCGCTATCAGGGGTGAAAATCTGGATACGCTCTTAGAGATGATTCTGCTGGTAGCAGAGGTTGGAGAACTATCTGCCAACCCAGATCGTTTCGCCAAAGGAACTGTGATTGAGGCACATCTGGATAAAGCCAAGGGAGCAGTTGCTACCCTGCTAATTCAGAATGGCACGCTGCGTGTGGGAGATATCTTGGTAGCTGGCTCGGCTTTCGGTAAAGTCCGGGCGATGGTGGATGACAGAGGCAAGAGAGTAGACATTGCTTCTCCCTCCTTTGCTGTCGAGGTGTTGGGTTTAAGTGATGTGCCAGCAGCAGGCGACGAGTTCGAGGTCTTCCAGAACGAGAAAGAAGCCAGAGCACTCGCTAGCGATCGCGCAGACAGACAACGCCTATCCCGTTTGTTACAGGGTCGTGTTACCCTTACAACCCTATCGGCTCAAGCCCAAGAAGGCGAGTTGAAAGAACTCAACTTGATCTTGAAGGGAGACGTACAAGGTTCGGTGGAAGCCATTGTGGGAGCGCTGAAGCAAATCCCCCAAAACGAAGTCCAAATTCGGATGCTATTGGCTACTGCTGGGGAAATCACCGAGACAGATATCGATTTAGCAGCTGCCAGTAACGCTGTGATTATTGGCTTCAACACCACCTTCGCCAGTGGGGCTAGACAAGCCGCCGATGAAGCGGGTGTAGATGTTCGAGAATACAACGTAATCTACAAACTCCTGGAAGATATCCAAGATGCCTTGGAAGGTCTTTTGGAACCAGAGTTGGTGGAAGAACCCTTGGGTCAAACCGAAGTCCGTGCTGTCTTCCCAGTCGGTCGTGGTGCTGTTGCCGGTTGCTACGTTCAATCTGGCAAGTTAGTTCGCAACTGCAAAGTCAGGGTGCGACGCGGCGGTAAAGTGATCTTTGAAGGCGTCCTTGACTCCTTAAAACGGATGAAAGAAGATACCCGTGAGGTCAACGCCGGTTATGAATGCGGTGTCGGCATGGATAAATTCAATGATTGGGTTGAAGGTGACATCATCGAAGCCTATCAAATGGTTACCAAGCGCCGTACTCTTACCTTAACGAGATAG